The segment CTCGGTGACCTGGCAACCGGAGCAGTCGCCGGCTCGCTGGGCGAGACGAGCGGTGTGCTGATCCTGCTCGGAGGGGCCTGGCTGGTCGCGCGCAACATGATGAGCTGGTGGATTCCCGCGGGTCTCTTTGCCGTGGTCGCGTCTGCGAGTGCCGTGTTGCATGCGGTCGCACCGGAGGCCTACGCGCCCCCCGGCTTCATGCTCTTCTCGGGTGGGCTGATGCTAGGCGCAGTGTTCATGGCGACGGACATGGTCGCTTCACCGATGACAGGCGCGGGCTGTCTGCTCTACGGAGGGTTGATCGGGGCACTGGTGGTGGTGATCCGCGTCTGGGGCGGCATGCCCGAGGGCGTGATGTACGCGATCCTGCTCGCCAACGCGGTCTCGCCTCACATCGATCGATGGATCCGGCCGCGCGTCTTCGGGCAAGCGGCCACGGAGGGCGGCGGATGAGTGTGCCTGCTCTCCCGCCGGTCGCCACAGAAGGTGGCTGGCCGATGGCCCGGGCGATGGTCGGGGTGGGGCTCGTGTGCGGCCTGTTGATCGTCTTCGTGTACGAAGGCACACGCCCGAGGATCGAGCGCGCCCGCGCCGAGGCACTTCGGCAGGCGGTCTTCGAGGTACTTCCCCTTGCGAGTTCGAGCCGAAGCTTCGAGCGCGACCAGGACGGCCACTACCTTCCCGTCCGGGACGGCGCATCCAGCACGGAGCGGGTTCACGCTGGTTTCGATGCCGAAGGTCGGTTGGTCGGGCTGGCGCTGGAGGCGGCGGGCATGGGTTATCAGGATGTGATCCGTCTGCTCTATGGCTATGCGGTCGAGAACGAGACGATCATCGGCGTGCACGTGCTCGAGAGCCGGGAGACCCCCGGTCTCGGTGACCGCGTCGAGAGCGATCCCGGCTTCCAGGCGAACTTCGCCCGCCTCGACGTCTCGCTCTCAGCCGACGGGCGGACGATCCTCAATGCGATCGAGGTGGTGAAGCACGGCGAAAAGCAACATCCCTGGCAGATCGACGGCCTCACGGGCGCGACCATCACGTCGAAAGCGATCGGGAGTATCCTCCGGGAGAGCACACTGGCGCGCCTGCCAGCGATCCGAACCCGCCTCGTGGATTTCGCAGAGGAGGCGACCCCGTGAACGCCGAGGATTTCTGGAAGGGGCTTTGGCGAGAGAACCCGATCTTCGTGCAGGTGCTCGGGATGTGCCCGGCGCTGGCCGTCTCGAACACGGCGCGCAACGCGTTGGCGATGGGCCTCGCAACGCTCTTCGTGCTGGTTGCTTCCAACGCGGTCGTGGCGCTACTGCGAAACTTCGTGCCCAAGCAGGTCCGGATCGCGACCTACATCCTCGTGATCGCCACTTTTGTGACCGTCGTCGACTACACCATCCAGGCGATCAGCCTGGAGCTTCATCGCGCCCTTGGCGCGTTCATTTCCTTGATCGTGGTGAATTGTCTGATCCTGGGGCGCGCAGAGGCCTTCGCTTCTCGCAACGGCGTGGGGCGTTCGATCCTCGACGGTGCTGGGATGGGACTCGGTTTCACGCTGGCTCTCCTCTCGCTCGGAGCCGTCCGCGAGATCCTCGGCAGCGGCTCGCTCTTCGGCGTGGCCCTCTTCCACGCGGATTTCCAGCCCTGGGTGATCATGTTGCTTCCCAGTGGCGGTTTCTTCACGTTGGCCG is part of the bacterium genome and harbors:
- a CDS encoding FMN-binding protein encodes the protein MSVPALPPVATEGGWPMARAMVGVGLVCGLLIVFVYEGTRPRIERARAEALRQAVFEVLPLASSSRSFERDQDGHYLPVRDGASSTERVHAGFDAEGRLVGLALEAAGMGYQDVIRLLYGYAVENETIIGVHVLESRETPGLGDRVESDPGFQANFARLDVSLSADGRTILNAIEVVKHGEKQHPWQIDGLTGATITSKAIGSILRESTLARLPAIRTRLVDFAEEATP
- a CDS encoding electron transport complex subunit E; this translates as MNAEDFWKGLWRENPIFVQVLGMCPALAVSNTARNALAMGLATLFVLVASNAVVALLRNFVPKQVRIATYILVIATFVTVVDYTIQAISLELHRALGAFISLIVVNCLILGRAEAFASRNGVGRSILDGAGMGLGFTLALLSLGAVREILGSGSLFGVALFHADFQPWVIMLLPSGGFFTLAAWLMLFGRWRAPDA